One window of Electrophorus electricus isolate fEleEle1 chromosome 24, fEleEle1.pri, whole genome shotgun sequence genomic DNA carries:
- the LOC118240705 gene encoding LOW QUALITY PROTEIN: polyadenylate-binding protein 1A-like (The sequence of the model RefSeq protein was modified relative to this genomic sequence to represent the inferred CDS: inserted 1 base in 1 codon), which produces MNPCAPSYPMASLYVGDLXDITEEMLYEKFSPAGAIVSVRICRDAMTLRSLGYAYVNFQQQADAERALDTMNFNIIKGRPVRIMWSQRDPSLRKSGVGNIFIKNLDKSIDSEALYDTFSAFGNILSSKVVCDENGSKGYGFVHFETREAAERAIERLNGMLLNDRKVFIGHFKSRKEREAEMGARAKKFTNVYVKNFGEDMDDDKLKEIFSKFGQTLSTRVMTDESGKSKGFGFVNFERHEDAQRAVDEINGKELNGKKVYVGYAQKKGERQTGLKRKFEQMKQDGMTRYQGDNLYVKNLDDGLDDARLRKEFSPFGTITSAKVMMEGGRSKGFGFVCFSSPEEAATAMTEMNGRVVGTKPLYVALAQRKEERQAHLSNKYMKRTASVSALPNLVLNPYQPAPPSGYNMEAIPQAQNWPAYCASSQLAQLLPSPCWAMQCVHPQQVQDMPSAIGPAASCPQAFSAIRPTTACQVPRTMAYQTMASEAPGTGMASAEAANKASLQHLGAELQVPVQLAAVHVQGQEPLSASMLAAAPPQEQKQILGERLFPLIQNMQPTLAGKITGLFLELDNSELLHMLESPESLHPKVDEAVAVLQDQCAQEAAQKL; this is translated from the exons ATGAATCCATGTGCTCCAAGTTATCCGATGGCCTCGTTGTACGTCGGAGACC CAGATATTACCGAGGAAATGCTATACGAGAAATTCAGTCCTGCTGGCGCAATAGTCTCCGTACGGATTTGCAGGGACGCGATGACCCTCCGCTCACTTGGATACGCATACGTGAACTTTCAGCAGCAGGCAGATGCTGAGCGTGCTTTGGACACTATGAACTTTAACATCATCAAAGGCAGACCTGTGCGAATTATGTGGTCCCAGAGAGACCCCTCTCTGAGGAAGAGTGGAGTTGGCAACATCTTCATCAAGAACCTTGACAAGTCTATTGACAGCGAAGCTCTTTACGACACATTCTCTGCCTTTGGGAACATCCTTTCCAGCAAGGTGGTGTGTGACGAGAATGGCTCTAAGGGCTACGGCTTTGTGCACTTTGAGACCCGTGAGGCTGCGGAGAGAGCAATTGAGAGACTTAATGGCATGTTGCTCAATGACCGCAAAGTGTTCATTGGCCACTTCAAGTCTCGCAAGGAGCGAGAGGCTGAGATGGGGGCCAGGGCCAAAAAGTTCACCAATGTGTACGTCAAGAACTTTGGAGAGGACATGGACGACGACAAGCTGAAGGAGATCTTCAGCAAGTTTGGCCAAACGCTGAGCACTCGCGTCATGACCGACGAGAGCGGCAAGTCCAAGGGCTTTGGCTTTGTGAACTTCGAGAGGCACGAGGATGCCCAGAGGGCTGTGGATGAGATAAATGGGAAggagctgaatgggaagaaggTGTATGTGGGTTATGCCCAGAAGAAAGGCGAGAGGCAGACAGGGCTGAAACGAAAGTTTGAGCAGATGAAGCAGGACGGTATGACTCGCTACCAGGGAGACAACCTGTACGTCAAGAACCTAGACGACGGTCTGGACGACGCGCGTCTACGTAAGGAGTTCTCTCCGTTCGGGACCATCACAAGTGCCAAGGTGATGATGGAGGGCGGCCGCTCCAAAGGGTTCGGCTTCGTGTGTTTCTCCTCGCCGGAGGAGGCCGCCACGGCCATGACGGAGATGAATGGGCGCGTTGTAGGCACCAAGCCGCTGTACGTGGCTCTGGCGCAGCGCAAGGAGGAGCGGCAGGCCCACCTCTCCAACAAGTACATGAAGCGCACGGCCAGCGTGAGTGCCTTGCCCAACCTCGTGCTCAACCCCTACCAGCCTGCCCCGCCCTCCGGCTACAACATGGAAGCCATTCCACAAGCTCAGAACTGGCCTGCCTACTGCGCAAGCAGCCAGCTGGCACAACTCCTCCCCAGCCCTTGCTGGGCCATGCAGTGCGTCCACCCACAGCAAGTCCAGGATATGCCGAGTGCCATCGGTCCAGCCGCATCCTGCCCGCAGGCCTTCAGCGCCATCCGACCAACCACCGCCTGCCAGGTCCCACGCACGATGGCCTATCAGACCATGGCATCTGAGGCTCCGGGGACAGGGATGGCCAGCGCGGAAGCTGCCAACAAGGCGTCGCTG CAGCACCTGGGGGCAGAGCTCCAGGTGCCCGTGCAGCTGGCTGCGGTCCATGTGCAGGGTCAGGAACCTCTCAGTGCCTCCATGCTGGCTGCTGCACCTccacaggagcagaagcagatACTGGGTGAGCGTCTGTTTCCCCTGATCCAGAACATGCAGCCCACCCTTGCAGGGAAGATCACGGGTCTGTTCCTGGAACTGGACAACTCGGAGCTACTGCATATGCTGGAGTCTCCTGAGTCTCTGCACCCTAAGGTGGATGAGGCAGTCGCTGTGCTCCAGGACCAGTGCGCGCAGGAAGCCGCTCAAAAACTTTAA